A genomic region of Oryza glaberrima chromosome 1, OglaRS2, whole genome shotgun sequence contains the following coding sequences:
- the LOC127760282 gene encoding iron-sulfur cluster assembly protein 1, with amino-acid sequence MLRAGGRRLLAPGLRRVLGGGAAAPVAVGGARAYHERVVDHYENPRNVGSFENDDPSVGTGLVGAPACGDVMKLQIRVDESSGKIVDACFKTFGCGSAIASSSVATEWVKGKQMEEVVTIKNTEIAKHLSLPPVKLHCSMLAEDAIKAAVKDYEAKKAKLAQKGEEKAAEA; translated from the exons ATGCTGcgcgcgggagggaggcggctcTTGGCCCCCGGGCTCCGGCGGGTcctcggcggcggggcggccgcTCCGGTGGCCGTGGGCGGGGCGAGGGCGTACCACGAGCGGGTGGTGGACCACTACGAGAACCCGCGGAACGTGGGGTCGTTCGAGAACGACGACCCCAGCGTCGGGACGGGGCTGGTGGGGGCGCCGGCCTGCGGCGACGTGATGAAGCTGCAGATCCGCGTCGACGAGAGCTCCGGCAAGATCGTCGACGCATGCTTCAAGACCTTTGGGTGCGGATCCGCCATCGCGTCCTCCTCCGTCG CTACTGAATGGGTAAAGGGCAAgcaaatggaggaagtagtgaCTATAAAAAACAC TGAGATTGCCAAGCACTTGTCACTTCCACCAGTAAAGCTCCATTGTAGCATGCTTGCTGAGGATGCAATTAAAGCTGCCGTGAAAGACTACGAAGCAAAGAAGGCGAAGCTAGCACAAAAGGGTGAAGAGAAGGCTGCCGAAGCATGA
- the LOC127759132 gene encoding GATA transcription factor 20-like, which yields MLHEAAPCTCGLLYGSCGGGCSLLFPAGAPGDHHHHHYYKQYRGAGDGEYPDVPYGGGGSVDCTLSLGTPSTRRAEAAVAGLPWDQSSLQPSCNGRQEMSGAAAPRTEPSGGAGAAAASAPRRCANCDTTSTPLWRNGPRGPKSLCNACGIRYKKEERRAAAAAVAPTALASDGGVEYACGYPRQQQQWGCYGPAVAKAASFGMFGDAAGEDGPCLPWGLGVMPSSPAFGAVREMPSLFQYY from the exons ATGCTGCACGAGGCGGCGCCCTGCACGTGCGGGCTGCTCTacggcagctgcggcggcggctgctcgctGCTGTTCCCGGCGGGGGCGCCGggggaccaccaccaccaccactactacaaGCAGtaccgcggcgccggcgacggggagtACCCCGACGTgccgtacggcggcggcggctcggtggaCTGCACGCTGTCGCTCGGCACGCCGTCGACCAGGCGAGCCGAGGCCGCGGTAGCGGGGTTGCCGTGGGATCAGTCGTCTTTGCAGCCCAGCTGCAACGGGCGGCAGGAGAtgagcggcgccgcggcgccgcgcacgGAGCCCAGCggtggcgcgggcgccgccgccgcgtcggctcCTCGCCGCTGCGCCAACTGCGACACGACCTCCACGCCGCTCTGGCGGAACGGCCCACGCGGACCAAAG TCGCTGTGCAACGCGTGTGGCATCCGGTACAAGAAAGAGGagaggcgcgccgccgcggcggccgtggcgccgACGGCGCTGGCGTCGGACGGCGGGGTGGAGTACGCGTGCGGGTAcccgcggcagcagcagcagtggggATGCTATGGGCCGGCCGTGGCAAAGGCGGCGTCCTTCGGCATGTTCGGTGACGCGGCGGGCGAGGACGGGCCGTGCCTGCCGTGGGGGCTCGGCGTCAtgccctcgtcgccggcgttcGGCGCCGTCCGGGAGATGCCAAGCCTGTTCCAGTACTACTAG
- the LOC127763462 gene encoding 1,4-dihydroxy-2-naphthoyl-CoA synthase, peroxisomal, with amino-acid sequence MDAAGRRLARVTAHLLPSSLPLPLASAPTLAPSPAASPASDSYRRVHGDVPSEPPEWRAATDESGKGFVDILYDKAVGEGIAKITINRPDRRNAFRPLTVKELMRAFEDARDDSSIGVIILTGKGTQSFCSGGDQALRDADGYVDFDSFGRLNVLDLQVQIRRLPKPVIAMVAGYAVGGGHVLHMVCDLTIAADNAIFGQTGPKVGSFDAGYGSSIMSRLVGPKKAREMWFLSRFYTADEADRMGLVNVVVPLADLERETVKWCRKILRNSPTAIRVLKSALNAADDGHAGLQELGGNATLIFYGTEEAKEGKNAYMERRRPDFSKFPRKP; translated from the exons atggacgcggcggggaggaggctcGCCCGCGTCACGGCCCACCTCCTGCCCAGCtccctcccgctcccgctcgccTCCGCCCCTACCCTCGCGCCATCCCCCGCCGCGTCGCCAGCGTCGGACAGCTACCGACGGGTCCACGGCGACGTGCCGTCGGAGCCCCCGGagtggcgcgcggcgacggaCGAGTCCGGGAAGGGCTTCGTGGACATCCTCTACGACAAGGCCGTCGGCGAGGGCATCGCCAAG ATCACAATAAACCGCCCTGATAGAAGGAATGCATTCCGACCCCTGACCGTGAAGGAGCTTATGCGTGCTTTCGAGGATGCTAGAGATGATAGTTCAATCGGAGTCATCATACTAACAGGGAAG GGGACCCAGTCCTTCTGTAGCGGCGGTGACCAGGCGTTAAGGGATGCTGATGGATATGTTGATTTTGATAGCTTTGGCAGGCTCAACGTCCTAGACCTCCAG GTGCAAATACGGCGCCTTCCAAAGCCTGTTATAGCAATG GTTGCTGGTTATGCTGTTGGAGGAGGCCATGTGTTGCACATGGTGTGTGATCTAACGATTGCAGCTGACAATGCAATTTTTGGGCAGACAGGTCCTAAG GTTGGAAGCTTCGATGCTGGCTATGGCTCTTCAATTATGTCTCGGTTG GTAGGACCAAAGAAAGCTCGTGAGATGTGGTTTCTGTCACGGTTCTACACAGCTGATGAGGCAGACAGAATGGGTCTCGTCAATGTAGTAGTACCA CTCGCTGATTTGGAGCGAGAAACGGTGAAATGGTGCCGAAAAATCTTGAGGAACAGTCCAACAGCCATCCGGGTGCTGAAATCTGCACTCAATGCAGCTGATGATGGCCATGCTGGCCTTCAG GAGCTCGGTGGCAATGCGACACTGATCTTCTATGGAACTGAAGAGGCAAAAGAAGGCAAAAATGCATACATGGAGCGACGGCGCCCTGATTTCTCAAAGTTCCCTCGGAAGCCTTAA
- the LOC127761181 gene encoding 50S ribosomal protein L12, chloroplastic → MASTALSSAFSLLSLPSSSSPAAAAAAAPRSFAVPSRARPRRAVAVVASTATESPKVLELGDAIAGLTLEEARGLVDHLQERLGVSAAAFAPAAVVAAPGAGGAGAAADEAPAEKTEFDVVIEEVPSSARIASIKVVRALTNLALKEAKDLIEGLPKKVKEGVSKDEAEDAKKQLEEVGAKVSIA, encoded by the coding sequence ATGGCTTCCACCGCGCTCTCCTccgccttctccctcctctccctcccctcctcctcctcccccgccgccgccgccgccgccgccccaagGTCCTTCGCCGTCCCCAGCCGCGCCCGCccacgccgcgccgtcgccgtggtgGCGTCCACCGCCACCGAGTCCCCCAAGGTCCTGGAGCTCGGGGACGCCATCGCGGGGCTCACCCTCGAGGAGGCGCGGGGCCTCGTGGACCACCTCCAGGAGCGCCTcggcgtctccgccgccgccttcgcgcccgccgccgtcgtcgccgcgcccggcgcgggcggcgcgggcgccgccgccgacgaggccccCGCCGAGAAGACGGAGTTCGACGTGGTCATCGAGGAGGTTCCCAGCAGCGCGCGCATCGCCAGCATCAAGGTGGTGCGCGCGCTCACCAACCTGGCCCTCAAGGAGGCCAAGGACCTCATCGAGGGCCTCCCCAAGAAGGTCAAGGAGGGTGTCAGCAAGGACGAGGCCGAGGATGCCAAGAAGCAGCTCGAGGAGGTCGGCGCCAAGGTGTCCATTGCGTGA